Genomic window (Candidatus Vicinibacter proximus):
CCGTTTTCCGTGACGACCACTTCATTGATTGAATCTATTGTAAAAGCATCAGAGAAGGGTAAGATTAAAATAAAACAAGTCTCTGACAACACAGCAAAAGATGTTGAGATAAGAATTGAAATACAACCCGGGGTTTCACCTGAGGTTACCATAGACGCGCTATATGCTTTTACGAGTTGTGAAATATCCATTTCGCCTAACGCTTGTGTCATTGTAAAAGATAGCCCTGTTTTTCTAAGCGTGCAGGATATTTTGAGAATCTCAACAGAAAACACCAGGATTCTTTTGGGTAAAGAGTTAGATTTTAGAAAAAATGAGTTGCTTGAAAAATGGCATCTTACTTCACTCGAAAAAATATTCATTGAAAACAGGATTTACCGCGATATTGAAGAATGTACAAGTTGGCAACAAGTAGTAGAAAATATTGAAGCAGGCCTCGCCAAATACGTGATTACACCTGAAATGAATATTAAATCAGCAGATAAACGTATCAGGCTTAATCGTTCCATTACCCTGGATGACATAACTCATCTCACTGAAATTAGGATTAAGAGAATATCTAAGTATAATAAATTTCAAACGGATGAGAATTTGAAGAATCTGGAATCAGAAATTGATCAGGTTAAACATCATTTGGCTCATCTTACAGATTATACAATTGCTTATTTTGAAAATCTGCTTAGTAAATATGGTAAAGGTAAAGAGCGCAGAACAAGATTGATGGAATTTGAATCCATACAGGCTACACAAGTAGTGGCAAACAATGCAAGACTTTATGTAAATCGTGAAGAAGGATTTATCGGATGGGGATTGAAGAAAGATGAGTTTGTTAAAGAATGTTCAGATATAGATGATATCATTGTATTTAGGTCTGATGCCAAATGCATAGTGAGCAGGATATCTGAAAAAACATTTGTAGGAAAAGATATCCTGCATGTGGATGTATGGAGAAAGGGAGATGAACGAACAACCTATAACCTAATTTATATTGATGGGGAAACAGGTAAGGCGATGGCCAAGAGATTTAATGTGACTGGTGTGACCAGAGATAAAGAATATGATCTTACTAAGGGACATCCAAAATCTAAGGCCTTGTATTTTTCTGCAAATCCGGAAGGAGAGGCGGAAATAGTAAGTATTCAGCTTACTGCGGGATGTTCTGCAAAAATTAAACAATTCGATTTTAATTTTTCCGAATTGGACATAAAAGGCAGGAGCTCGCAGGGTAATATCGTAACCAAATATCCTGTTAGAAAAGTAAGTTTGAAGGAAAAGGGTAAATCCACACTTACTGCGCAATCTATTTGGTATGATGAAAATACCGGAAGACTTAATACAGATGGAAGGGGAAGATCTTTGGGGGGACTAAATAAAGGAGATTTGTTGCTTGCCTTTTACAAAACAGGTACTTACGAGATAACGGAATACGATATGAACAACAGATACGCATACGAGGACCTCTTGGTAATTGAAAAATTCAATCCGGATAAAATAGTTTCCGTCATTTATTTTGACGGGGAGAAAAGATGGTCTATGGCAAAAAGATTTAAAATAGAAACTTCAACTCTTGGTCAGAAATTTTCTTTTATTTCCGATCATAAGGATTCAAAATTGTATTTTGTAAGTACGCATAAAAACCCGGAAGTACTTTTTTCATATAAGCGCAAAAATGAAAAAATTGATGAAATTCTTACCCTCAATGAATTTGTTGATGTCAAAGGCTGGAAAGCTTTGGGTAATAAAATCGAAGATCTGAGTTTGCTTAAAGTAATAGACCAGAGTAAACCGGAGAGTAATCCTAAAATTTCAGAGACAGGAAAGCTAAAGCCGGGAGATACCATTGATTTTGATTAAAATAGCGGGAGAAAGAATAATTTTAATTTTATAGCATGAATACAGGAGATAGTTTTGTCGTAACCGGTGGGAATAAATTGCATGGTACATTAACTCCTCAGGGGGCAAAAAATGAAGCCTTACAAATTTTGTGTGCCACTTTACTTACTGAAGAATTGGTGATCATTGAAAATCTCCCAGATATTTTGGACATCAGACACTTGATTGAGCTGATCAGAGGACTTGGTGTAATCGTCACACGTCTAGGACCTAACAGTTATTCTTTTTGTGCGAAGGAGGTAGATCTGGATTATTTTGGGACACATGAGTTTCAATCCAATGCCAGAAAGATAAGAGGTTCAGTTATGCTCCTGGCCCCGTTGCTTGCAAGATACAAAAGAGCGGTTTTGCCAAAACCCGGAGGAGATAAAATTGGCCGACGGAGGTTGGACACTCATTTTCTTGGCTTACAAAAGCTTGGTGCGATTTTTAACTATGATGAGCAATCCAATCAATACAATATCAGTGCTGAAAAATTGAAAGGCACTTATATATTAATGGATGAAATTTCTGTAACAGGCACAGCGAATATCATAATGGCGGCTGTCATGGCAAGTGGAGAGACTACCATTTATAATGCTGCCTGTGAACCATACCTGCAACAACTTTGCCACATGCTGAATAGAATGGGGGCCAAAATAAGGGGAATTGGTTCTAATTTACTGCATATTGAAGGTGTAGAAAAACTTGGCGGAACTACGCATAAGATATTGCCGGACATGATTGAAATTGGTTCTTTTATAAGTCTGGCTGCAATGACACAATCTGAAATTTTAATAAAAGATGCAGGGGTAAAACATTTGGGAATCATTCCGTTTGTTTTTGAAAGAATGGGAGT
Coding sequences:
- a CDS encoding DNA gyrase/topoisomerase IV subunit A, with product MENQDVPLQEGDHILTLDGMYQDYFLDYASYVILERAVPAIEDGLKPVQRRILHSMYEKEDGRYHKVANLIGHTMQYHPHGDAAIGDALVNLGQKDLLIDTQGNWGDFRTGDSAAAPRYIEARLTKFALEVAFNPQLTEWQLSYDGRNKEPEVLPMKFPLLLAQGVEGIAVGLATKILPHNFIEIIKASIQYLKGNKVKIYPDFETGGQIDVSDYQQGARGGKVKIRAKIEVEDKKFLVIRELPFSVTTTSLIESIVKASEKGKIKIKQVSDNTAKDVEIRIEIQPGVSPEVTIDALYAFTSCEISISPNACVIVKDSPVFLSVQDILRISTENTRILLGKELDFRKNELLEKWHLTSLEKIFIENRIYRDIEECTSWQQVVENIEAGLAKYVITPEMNIKSADKRIRLNRSITLDDITHLTEIRIKRISKYNKFQTDENLKNLESEIDQVKHHLAHLTDYTIAYFENLLSKYGKGKERRTRLMEFESIQATQVVANNARLYVNREEGFIGWGLKKDEFVKECSDIDDIIVFRSDAKCIVSRISEKTFVGKDILHVDVWRKGDERTTYNLIYIDGETGKAMAKRFNVTGVTRDKEYDLTKGHPKSKALYFSANPEGEAEIVSIQLTAGCSAKIKQFDFNFSELDIKGRSSQGNIVTKYPVRKVSLKEKGKSTLTAQSIWYDENTGRLNTDGRGRSLGGLNKGDLLLAFYKTGTYEITEYDMNNRYAYEDLLVIEKFNPDKIVSVIYFDGEKRWSMAKRFKIETSTLGQKFSFISDHKDSKLYFVSTHKNPEVLFSYKRKNEKIDEILTLNEFVDVKGWKALGNKIEDLSLLKVIDQSKPESNPKISETGKLKPGDTIDFD
- the murA gene encoding UDP-N-acetylglucosamine 1-carboxyvinyltransferase; translation: MNTGDSFVVTGGNKLHGTLTPQGAKNEALQILCATLLTEELVIIENLPDILDIRHLIELIRGLGVIVTRLGPNSYSFCAKEVDLDYFGTHEFQSNARKIRGSVMLLAPLLARYKRAVLPKPGGDKIGRRRLDTHFLGLQKLGAIFNYDEQSNQYNISAEKLKGTYILMDEISVTGTANIIMAAVMASGETTIYNAACEPYLQQLCHMLNRMGAKIRGIGSNLLHIEGVEKLGGTTHKILPDMIEIGSFISLAAMTQSEILIKDAGVKHLGIIPFVFERMGVSLLINGDDILVPAQEEYEIQQFMDGSVMTIYDAPWPGFTPDLMSVILVMAIQAKGNVLIHQKMFESRLFFVDKLIDMGAQIILCDPHRAAVNGLNRKYPLRGIEMTSPDIRAGVALLIAALSAQGKSVIHSIHQIDRGYERIDDRLNAIGAEIIRK